A single Iodidimonas sp. SYSU 1G8 DNA region contains:
- a CDS encoding entericidin A/B family lipoprotein, with translation MKSENLKKLAVLALVTMVAACNTVQGAGKDVESVGKAGERAIDSAK, from the coding sequence ATGAAAAGCGAAAACCTGAAGAAGCTTGCGGTCTTGGCGCTGGTGACCATGGTCGCTGCCTGCAACACGGTGCAGGGCGCGGGCAAGGACGTTGAAAGCGTCGGCAAGGCCGGCGAGCGCGCCATCGACAGCGCGAAGTAA
- the mobA gene encoding molybdenum cofactor guanylyltransferase MobA, with translation MENKAASGVLGVILAGGLSRRMGGGDKGMLRLGGRPVISHVAARLAPQVDVVVLSANGEAARWASLGVPIVPDGVAGYPGPLAGLLAAMEWAAAPSRRFGWVMSVPCDSPFLPYDLVARLTDALDGGPAAIAASRGRRHPVTGLFSVNLRDDLSDFLAAGERRAGAWGARIGAREARFGGSGIDPFFNINTPEELAEAERLGVD, from the coding sequence ATGGAAAATAAAGCTGCAAGCGGTGTGCTGGGCGTCATCCTCGCTGGTGGCCTCTCGCGCCGCATGGGCGGCGGCGACAAGGGCATGCTGCGTCTTGGCGGTCGGCCCGTGATCAGCCACGTCGCCGCCCGTCTGGCGCCGCAGGTAGACGTCGTGGTGTTGAGCGCCAATGGCGAGGCCGCCCGCTGGGCGTCGCTGGGGGTGCCCATCGTACCGGACGGCGTGGCGGGTTATCCGGGCCCCCTGGCGGGATTGCTGGCCGCCATGGAATGGGCGGCCGCGCCATCGCGACGCTTTGGCTGGGTCATGTCCGTGCCATGCGATTCGCCGTTTCTGCCATATGACCTGGTCGCGCGCCTCACCGACGCGCTGGATGGTGGGCCTGCCGCGATCGCCGCGTCCCGTGGACGGCGGCATCCGGTCACGGGCTTGTTCAGCGTCAACCTTCGCGATGATCTCTCGGACTTCCTCGCTGCCGGTGAGCGCCGGGCCGGGGCGTGGGGCGCACGGATCGGGGCGCGCGAGGCGCGTTTCGGGGGCTCCGGCATCGATCCCTTTTTCAACATCAACACGCCCGAAGAACTGGCAGAGGCCGAGCGGCTGGGCGTAGACTGA
- a CDS encoding iron-sulfur cluster assembly scaffold protein has translation MLDALYSKDVLRRAATISRIGRLETPGASVTRVSPVCGSRITVDIKMEEGVVSDYAQDVHACALGQSSAAILAEKIVGKTLDELRETASALRAMLVDGAVPPDGDWSSLGILAPVHDHKTRHGAVMLPFEAAIDAAAIIAGQDGVAPDTQLTRRS, from the coding sequence ATGCTTGATGCCCTCTACAGCAAGGATGTTCTGCGGCGCGCCGCCACCATCAGCCGGATCGGCCGGCTGGAGACGCCCGGCGCGTCCGTGACCCGTGTCTCGCCGGTCTGCGGCAGCCGGATCACCGTGGACATCAAGATGGAGGAGGGCGTCGTCAGCGACTATGCCCAGGACGTGCACGCCTGCGCGCTGGGCCAGTCCTCGGCCGCGATCCTGGCGGAGAAGATCGTCGGTAAAACCCTGGATGAGTTGCGGGAAACGGCGAGCGCCCTGCGCGCCATGCTGGTCGACGGGGCCGTTCCGCCGGATGGCGACTGGTCGAGCCTTGGCATCCTGGCGCCGGTGCATGATCACAAGACGCGGCATGGCGCGGTGATGCTGCCCTTCGAAGCAGCCATCGATGCCGCCGCCATCATCGCGGGACAGGACGGCGTCGCGCCCGACACGCAACTGACCAGGCGGTCCTGA
- a CDS encoding VOC family protein, translating to MTALPLGLRVFQNSYVVPDIDAALQRWTGKLGVGPFYIYRHLDLGPVTYRGRPSTLDASFALAQAGDIEIELIQQHNEAPSAYRDVFDADKGGFHHVGAWVDDFDAVKAHYESLGYPAVTTGGAPDIGGRFAYMDARADLGVMVELVEKRQDLLDFQTMLIRESTDWDGVDPVREVAL from the coding sequence ATGACTGCTTTGCCGCTGGGCCTTCGGGTATTCCAGAACTCCTATGTCGTGCCTGACATCGACGCGGCGCTGCAGCGCTGGACGGGCAAGCTGGGCGTCGGACCTTTCTACATCTACCGCCATCTGGATCTGGGACCCGTGACCTACCGGGGCAGGCCGTCCACGCTCGATGCGTCCTTCGCGCTGGCGCAGGCGGGCGATATCGAGATCGAACTGATCCAGCAGCACAACGAGGCGCCCAGCGCCTATCGCGACGTGTTCGATGCCGACAAGGGCGGCTTCCATCATGTCGGCGCGTGGGTCGATGATTTCGACGCGGTGAAGGCGCACTACGAGAGCCTCGGCTATCCCGCGGTAACCACCGGCGGCGCCCCCGATATCGGGGGCCGATTCGCGTACATGGACGCCCGCGCCGATCTGGGCGTGATGGTCGAACTGGTGGAAAAGCGTCAGGACCTGCTGGATTTCCAGACCATGCTGATTCGGGAGTCGACCGATTGGGATGGTGTCGATCCCGTGCGCGAGGTCGCGCTCTAG
- the mobB gene encoding molybdopterin-guanine dinucleotide biosynthesis protein B: MHVMGIVGWKNSGKTTLVVELVRLLTARGLRVGTIKHAHHDFDIDHPGKDSYRHREAGATDVIVASGARWAQVHELRGEAEPELDDLLPRLSPDLDIVLVEGFKRDRHAKIEVVPAAFEGRLLTLDDPHVIALASDAAALPPVSVPVLSRSDPAQVADFIMAHLGLGTV; encoded by the coding sequence ATGCACGTAATGGGCATCGTCGGCTGGAAGAACAGCGGCAAGACCACGCTCGTTGTCGAACTGGTGCGCCTGCTGACCGCGCGCGGCCTGCGGGTGGGGACCATCAAGCACGCCCACCATGATTTCGATATCGATCATCCCGGCAAGGACAGCTACCGCCACCGGGAAGCGGGCGCGACCGATGTGATCGTCGCCTCGGGCGCGCGCTGGGCTCAGGTTCACGAATTGCGCGGCGAGGCGGAGCCTGAACTGGACGACCTGCTGCCACGCCTGTCGCCGGACCTGGACATCGTGCTCGTGGAAGGCTTCAAGCGGGACCGCCACGCCAAGATCGAGGTCGTCCCGGCGGCGTTCGAGGGCCGGCTGCTGACGCTGGACGATCCGCATGTCATCGCCCTCGCTAGCGACGCGGCGGCGCTGCCGCCCGTATCGGTTCCCGTGCTGAGCCGGTCCGACCCGGCGCAGGTGGCGGATTTCATCATGGCGCATCTCGGCCTCGGAACCGTTTGA
- a CDS encoding class II aldolase/adducin family protein — MATQQSVAMKVDRKNLPPFDRESISAAEWQVRVDLAATYRLVALYGWDDLVFTHISARVPGPEHHFLINPYGLGFDEITASSLVKIDLEGRPQHSTPHYVNAAGFTIHSAMHIHSPDANCVIHTHSPDGAAVAAQDHGLLPVSQNAMVLWGDIAYHDYEGVALDHSERERLVEDMGDKHCMILRNHGLLTMGKSCADAFMRLYYLERACTYQVKALSAGVEHLNLPNQGVPEHTAGMVQWSFDGGTAKIGWPALLRKLDRANPGYAD, encoded by the coding sequence ATGGCAACGCAACAATCCGTGGCGATGAAGGTCGACCGCAAGAACCTGCCGCCCTTCGACCGCGAGTCGATTTCCGCGGCGGAATGGCAGGTTCGCGTCGATCTGGCCGCGACCTACCGCCTGGTCGCGCTCTATGGCTGGGACGATCTGGTGTTCACCCACATCTCGGCGCGCGTGCCGGGCCCGGAACATCACTTCCTGATCAATCCCTATGGTCTCGGCTTCGACGAGATCACCGCCTCGAGCCTGGTGAAGATCGACCTGGAAGGCCGGCCGCAGCATTCGACGCCGCACTACGTCAATGCCGCCGGTTTCACCATCCACAGCGCCATGCACATACACAGTCCGGACGCCAACTGTGTCATTCACACGCATTCGCCGGATGGCGCGGCGGTCGCGGCACAGGATCACGGCCTGTTGCCGGTATCCCAGAACGCCATGGTCCTATGGGGCGACATCGCCTATCACGACTATGAAGGCGTCGCGCTGGATCACAGCGAACGCGAGCGGCTGGTCGAGGACATGGGCGACAAGCACTGCATGATCCTGCGCAATCACGGCCTGCTGACCATGGGCAAGAGCTGCGCCGATGCCTTCATGCGCCTCTATTATCTGGAGCGTGCCTGCACCTATCAGGTGAAGGCACTGTCGGCGGGTGTCGAGCATCTCAACCTGCCGAACCAGGGTGTGCCCGAGCATACAGCCGGAATGGTGCAGTGGAGCTTCGACGGCGGCACCGCCAAGATCGGTTGGCCGGCGCTGCTGCGCAAGCTGGACCGCGCCAATCCCGGCTACGCGGACTGA
- a CDS encoding nitroreductase family protein, which translates to MDVFEAMETCRAIRFFTKEPVPDEMIDKILYAATRAPSPGNSQGWDFIVVTDATIKQALSAKISTVMDATVGAIQQSMGGLDALDDVTRRMLQGTVNMAKTLGDIPAIILVCGKKVYPPQAPTEQFVWSALYPAAQNILLAARALGLGTCFTTYQNTCEKELRELLHIPADVYIAAFIPVGWPAINFGPLARRPVEDFVHRNGWQGDLRA; encoded by the coding sequence ATGGATGTTTTCGAGGCGATGGAAACCTGCCGGGCGATCCGCTTCTTCACGAAGGAGCCGGTACCGGACGAGATGATCGACAAGATTCTGTACGCCGCGACCCGCGCGCCCAGCCCGGGGAATTCGCAAGGCTGGGACTTCATCGTGGTGACGGACGCTACCATCAAGCAGGCCTTGTCCGCGAAGATCAGCACCGTGATGGACGCAACCGTCGGCGCGATCCAGCAGAGCATGGGCGGTCTCGACGCGCTGGACGACGTCACCCGCCGCATGCTGCAAGGTACGGTGAACATGGCGAAGACGCTGGGTGATATCCCGGCGATCATCCTGGTCTGCGGCAAGAAGGTCTATCCCCCGCAGGCGCCGACGGAGCAGTTCGTGTGGTCGGCGCTGTATCCGGCGGCCCAGAACATCCTGCTGGCGGCGCGGGCGCTGGGCCTCGGCACCTGCTTCACCACGTACCAGAACACCTGCGAGAAGGAGTTGCGCGAGTTGCTGCACATTCCGGCCGACGTCTACATCGCCGCGTTCATCCCGGTCGGCTGGCCCGCGATCAATTTCGGCCCGCTTGCCCGGCGCCCGGTCGAGGATTTCGTGCACCGCAACGGCTGGCAGGGCGATCTGCGCGCGTAA
- a CDS encoding D-2-hydroxyacid dehydrogenase — protein MNLLIYAPAYERIRDRMPAGVTPLLIHQNETLTLNGQPVAPEDARFEIAWASTDLYIKGPGRFNFGLLTAAKDMKWFQSGAAGFDHPIFTKVAATGTIMTRSDAQGIAIAEFVLARTLEAFHDTAGRAAKQAAHEWKRHEFRDVWGSTWLIIGYGAIGSEIGIRARAFGARVIGVRRTPDGNDPADEMITPDRIIEALPRADVVVLAAPHSGETDKLVDAGFIAAMKEDAVFVNIARGRLVDEAALLAGLDAGKPSVAVLDVFEKEPLPTDSPFWDHPRVLLSAHCAADSPMNIARGDEVFLGNLSRYLKGEPLRLVVDF, from the coding sequence ATGAATCTGTTGATCTACGCTCCAGCTTACGAACGCATCCGCGACCGCATGCCCGCTGGCGTCACGCCGTTGCTGATCCACCAGAACGAAACACTGACGCTGAACGGTCAGCCCGTCGCCCCCGAGGACGCCCGTTTCGAGATCGCCTGGGCCTCGACCGACCTTTACATCAAGGGGCCGGGACGGTTCAATTTCGGCCTGCTGACCGCCGCGAAGGACATGAAATGGTTCCAGTCCGGCGCCGCCGGATTCGACCATCCCATCTTCACCAAGGTCGCCGCCACCGGCACCATCATGACACGCAGCGACGCGCAGGGCATCGCCATCGCCGAATTCGTGCTGGCGCGCACGCTGGAGGCGTTCCATGACACCGCCGGCCGCGCGGCCAAACAGGCCGCCCACGAGTGGAAGCGCCACGAATTTCGCGATGTCTGGGGCAGTACCTGGCTGATCATCGGCTATGGCGCCATCGGCAGCGAGATCGGCATCCGCGCCCGCGCCTTTGGCGCGCGCGTGATCGGCGTGCGCCGGACGCCCGATGGAAACGATCCCGCCGACGAGATGATCACGCCTGATCGGATCATCGAAGCGCTGCCCCGCGCCGACGTGGTCGTGCTGGCCGCGCCGCATTCGGGCGAAACCGACAAGCTGGTGGACGCGGGCTTCATCGCCGCCATGAAGGAGGATGCGGTGTTCGTGAACATCGCGCGCGGCCGCCTGGTGGACGAAGCCGCGCTGCTCGCCGGCCTGGACGCGGGTAAGCCGTCGGTGGCCGTACTCGACGTGTTCGAGAAGGAGCCGCTGCCGACCGACAGCCCGTTCTGGGATCACCCGCGCGTGCTGCTCAGCGCCCACTGCGCCGCCGACAGCCCCATGAACATCGCCCGCGGCGACGAGGTTTTCCTCGGCAACCTGTCGCGCTATCTCAAGGGGGAACCGCTCCGCCTCGTCGTCGACTTCTGA
- a CDS encoding long-chain-fatty-acid--CoA ligase encodes MPEYQIKEAFNVGDSVRYHAERTPNKVATVFEDRSTTFAQVDRYSNQIANGLAKLGVKQQERVGYYGKNSDYHPQLMAGVNKANAVLVPVNWRLAPPEVRYVMDNADIKVLVVGSEFAGLVESLIDELPTLETVLVIDGPYKNWGDFAQWRDAQDPTDPKIPVGPRDVYVQLYTSGTTGKPKGVMIPNNAAYLGWEGHPPDPEPLKGTYKEYSPDEVALCIAPNFHLSGNGSVLTGLRMGTTVVIHPDFDVTRMVDAVLEYKVAKIFMVPAVLKILLDKAKQGADLSSIRLISYGASPIPPELMREAVEIIGCGFLQMYGMTEIGGSATFLEPADHTLVPTEKMKSCGRPGELHEMKIVDPVTRKELPPRTPGEVALRTAAPMVGYYKNPEATAQVLDADGWYYSGDVGYMDEENYVYIQDRLKDMIVTGGENVYSAEVESALYEHPAVKEAAVIGVPSERWGEEVKAIVVLEPGKELTADELIMFARQHIAGYKVPKSVEFIAELPRNGTGKLMKHVLREPYWAGRERQVS; translated from the coding sequence ATGCCTGAGTACCAGATCAAGGAAGCGTTCAACGTCGGCGATAGCGTCCGCTATCACGCGGAGCGCACGCCCAACAAAGTCGCGACGGTGTTCGAGGATCGCTCGACCACGTTCGCGCAGGTGGATCGCTACAGCAACCAGATCGCCAACGGGCTGGCCAAGCTGGGCGTGAAGCAGCAGGAACGTGTCGGCTATTACGGCAAGAATTCGGACTATCATCCTCAGCTGATGGCCGGCGTTAACAAGGCTAACGCCGTGCTGGTACCGGTGAACTGGCGCCTCGCGCCGCCGGAAGTCCGGTATGTCATGGACAACGCGGACATCAAGGTGCTCGTCGTCGGCAGCGAATTCGCTGGTCTGGTCGAGAGCCTGATCGACGAACTGCCGACCCTGGAAACCGTGCTGGTGATCGATGGTCCGTACAAGAACTGGGGCGATTTCGCCCAGTGGCGCGACGCCCAGGATCCCACCGACCCGAAGATTCCGGTTGGTCCGCGCGATGTGTATGTCCAGCTTTACACCAGCGGCACCACCGGCAAACCCAAGGGCGTGATGATCCCGAACAATGCGGCTTATCTGGGTTGGGAAGGTCATCCGCCCGATCCGGAGCCGCTCAAGGGCACCTACAAGGAATACAGTCCGGACGAGGTCGCGCTCTGCATCGCGCCGAATTTCCACCTCAGTGGGAACGGTTCGGTGCTGACCGGCCTGCGCATGGGCACCACCGTGGTGATTCACCCGGATTTCGACGTGACCCGCATGGTCGACGCGGTGCTGGAATACAAGGTCGCCAAGATTTTCATGGTGCCCGCCGTGCTCAAGATCCTGCTCGACAAGGCCAAGCAGGGCGCCGATCTCAGCTCCATCCGACTGATCTCCTACGGCGCCTCGCCGATTCCGCCCGAGCTTATGCGCGAGGCGGTCGAGATCATCGGCTGCGGCTTCCTGCAGATGTACGGCATGACCGAAATCGGCGGCAGCGCCACCTTCCTCGAGCCGGCCGACCACACGCTGGTGCCGACCGAGAAGATGAAGAGCTGCGGCAGGCCGGGCGAGCTTCACGAGATGAAGATCGTCGATCCGGTGACGCGCAAGGAATTGCCGCCCCGCACGCCGGGCGAGGTCGCTCTGCGGACCGCGGCGCCCATGGTGGGATACTACAAGAATCCGGAAGCGACGGCCCAGGTGCTGGACGCCGATGGCTGGTACTATTCCGGCGACGTCGGCTACATGGACGAGGAAAACTACGTCTATATCCAGGACCGCCTGAAGGACATGATCGTCACCGGCGGCGAGAACGTCTATTCGGCCGAGGTTGAAAGCGCGCTCTACGAGCATCCTGCGGTGAAGGAAGCCGCCGTGATCGGCGTCCCCAGCGAAAGATGGGGCGAAGAGGTCAAGGCGATCGTCGTGCTCGAGCCCGGCAAGGAGCTTACGGCGGACGAGCTGATCATGTTCGCCCGTCAGCACATCGCCGGCTACAAGGTGCCGAAATCGGTCGAGTTCATCGCCGAGTTGCCGCGCAACGGCACCGGCAAGCTGATGAAGCACGTCCTGCGCGAGCCCTACTGGGCAGGCCGCGAACGTCAGGTCAGCTAA
- a CDS encoding Entericidin EcnA/B family protein translates to MTSDTIKKLAILGIVAALGACNAVQGAGQDVESVGKAGERELDKAQDRPADTSK, encoded by the coding sequence ATGACATCAGACACCATCAAGAAGCTGGCCATCCTCGGTATCGTCGCGGCGCTGGGCGCCTGTAACGCCGTTCAGGGCGCGGGCCAGGACGTGGAGAGCGTCGGCAAGGCCGGCGAGCGCGAGCTCGACAAGGCGCAGGATCGCCCGGCCGACACCAGCAAGTAA